Below is a genomic region from Sinobacterium norvegicum.
AAATCCGTTCGCCAATCAGCGGATATAAACCACTGCGAGGCAACAACGGTAGCTTATGACGATAGGCAAAATAGGCCAAACTCAACGCCACCACAGCATAGATGGCCCAGGCATGAATGCCCCAGTGGAAAAAGGTAATCTTCATCGCCTCTTTCGCCGCCGCAATCGAGGCGGGGTCGGCATCGGGTGGCGCCATATAGTGCATCACCGGCTCGGCAACACCAAAAAACATTAACCCAATACCCATGCCGGCGGAAAACAGCATGGCAATCCAGCTTTTATAGCTGTAATCGGGCTCGGAATGATCCGGTCCCAGCTTAATATCACCAAAACGACTGACCATGACGAAGATAATAAAAATCAGGAAGACCGCCACGCCTAGGATATACAACCACCCCGCCTGAATCTCAAACCACGAGCGAATCGTTTGAAATAATGATTGGGTCTGCTGAGGCCAGATGGCGGCCACAAAAACCAGCAGTACGATAAGAAAAACAGAGGGGTAAAAGACAGCTGAGTTGATACTCGCTTTTTTTGACATATGACTCTCAGTAAGTGGTTGGCGTAGTCGGTTATCACTCTTTACCCAGCAATACACTGAAATACTGCGAAAGAACCGATCACAACCTTTGGCGAACAGTAGCCGATGCTTGGACGCTATAATACTCTCGATACCATAACACTTTTGCGACAGTATTGCTGACCCCCAAAAAATCACCAACGCAGGGACCACCCGCTCAGGGTCAGGTCTTTGATTTAGACCACCCGCTCAGGGTCAGGTCTTTGATTTATGATGCTTCACCAAGCCACTCACGGTGGAATAATGCAAACCAAAGTAATCACCGATGTTTTTTAGCGTATAACCGCCACTGCCATACGCTTCGACGATTGCCGAATTTCTGCTGTCGTTGGCCTCCTCATACTCACTGAGCGACTTCGGCGGCGCACGCCTTTGCGAGGACGGTATTTCACCGAGTGTTTTGTCACCGTCGATCAATGACTGCATGTTTTCAATAAACGGGTCGTCGCCTAGAAACACCTGATTACGTAAGGCGCCCCAAGGTGACGGCTGCCCCTTACCGGCGGCAACAAACACTTTATAGCGTGCTACTGCCGTTGCTTTACGCTTAGCAAAAGTCGATAAGATCCACTCAGTGTATAGGAAGGCGGGGCTCTGAATCTGCCCAACCATGGCTCGATAACTGCTCCAGCGCCAATCCCTGGCTGAACGCACCATGCCCGCTCGCACAGGATTAAGTACGATATAACGCGACAACGCCAACAGATAGCTCTGTTTTTCAACCAAAATAGCCTTATAGCGCCCCTGAAAAACATGCCCAACACGGCCATGTGTACGATTGAACGCTTGCGTATAGACGCCATTCAACTGCCGCATCCCCTTGGCCAGATTTGCCTCAGGGGTTTCGATCAAAAGATGGTAATGGTTGTCCATTAAACAGTAGCCATGACACAACCAATGATGCGCCTGACAGACATCAGCCAGTATCGACAAGAACGCCTTAAAATCAGCCGCCGACTCAAAAATATTCTCACGCCGATCACCGCGAGACGTAATATGATACAGCGCACCCGAGAACTCCAACCGCAGAGGCCTAGCCATGATTCATCACCTTAATATCACTCACATAACCTCAAGACTAGTAGAGCAAAATCATAAATCAAAGACCTGACCCTATTGATGACCTTGAAGCCGCCAGCGATAAGTATGACAAGAGAGCTTGGGCGTGCTTCCCGCCTAAAAGACTATGCAAAAGCCGAAAGATACGGTGCCCGCTATACCAAATTAACGGCAACAGGCAATCTGCAGGCAAATCACAGGCACAAAAAAGCCCACCATGAGGCGGGCTTCTAAGCGGTTGATTTAACAACCTAATTTGGTCGGAGTAGCAGGATTTGAACCTGCGACCACTACACCCCCAGTGTAGTGCGCTACCAGACTGCGCTATACCCCGATAACGTATTGTTAGAGCTTATCGGCTCAACCAAAACGTGGCGGCAACTATAACGCAGCAATGGCCTGTTGTGAAGTATTTTAAAGCGTTAAAGGGGGTTTTACGGATTTTTTTTACCATCGCCAACAACCATAAACAACAGTGGTTATTTATCGTCCAATATCGATAAAATAGACTCTAATTCGTCGATTAATTCACTGTTAGAAAAAGCATCCTCGCCGGCTGTCTTTTCAGACTTTTGCGCAGCCTTCTTATGCCCTCTTAGCCATTGTCGGGCACCACTGATGGTATAGCCTTGCTCATAGAGCAGCTGATAAATAGTACGAATGGTTTCAATGTCGTGCTGTTGGTAGTAACGGCGGTTGCCTCGACGCTGAATGTTGCTCAGCTGGGGGAACTCCTGTTCCCAGTAACGCAGAATATGAGGCTTAATATCACACAGGTCACTGGCTTCACCGATGGTAAAGTAGCGCCTGCATGGTATCTCAGGAAAAAGTCTAGCTGACTTCTGGTCCTTTATAGGTCTCAACACGTGCCTTTAGTTTTTGGCCCGGCTTAAAGGTGACTACACGACGTGCGGTAATCGGAATCTCTTCACCAGTTTTAGGATTACGACCGGGGCGTTCACTTTTATCGCGAAGATCGAAGTTGCCAAAGCCCGAGAGCTTGACCTGCTCGTTATCCTCTAACGATAAACGAACCTCCTCGAAAAATAACTCAACAATATCTTTAGACTCACGCTTGTTTAAGCCTAAGTCATCGAACAGCTTCTCAGCCATATCTGCTTTAGTTAATGCTCCAGCCATATTCATTTACCTTAACGATGCGCCAAACTTTTCAGCCAATGCGGTAACTACTTGATCAATAACGCCATTAATGTCGTCATCGTTAAGAGTGCGCGATGGATGCTGGAAGGTCAAGCCAATTGCCAAACTTTTCTGATTGGTTTCAACGCCTTTGCCCTGATAAACATCAAACAGAGTAAGGTCGACTAGGTTGTCACCCGCATGCTTATGCATCTCGGACAGAATATCTCTACTTTCAATACCCTGCTCAACAATAATAGCTAAATCTCGACGAACTTCCGGAAATTTAGACAATTCTTTGAAAGATGGCAGATTTGCGGCAAGAATAACGTCAAGCTCAACCTCAAAAACATAGGTTGGCTGGTCGATACCCAGGTCTTTAGCCAGGCTGGGGTGTAGCGCACCAATAAAGCCAATGCTTTGACCGTTTAACTCGATGGTCGCCGTTTGACCCGGATGCAATGCTGGGTGCTCACCACGGGAGAAACTGTAATCAGAAAGCTGACCGCCAAGCGACAATACCGCCTCCAAATCCCCTTTAAGGTCGTAGAAATCACTGACCTCACTGTCGCCAGACCATGATTCGGGGCTGCGGCTACCGGTGAGCAAGCCACCAAGGCTACGCGCCTGCCTCAAATCACCGTCGACCTGGGGTACGAAACACTGGCCAATTTCGAACAGACGAACCCGTGATTGCTGACGGTTCAGGTTATGTACTGCTGTGGAAAGCAGCCCTGCCAACAGTGTTGTGCGCATCACACTCATATCGGCAGAGATAGGATTGGTCAGCTTAACCGGGTCAATAGCTGGGGCAACCTTGGCCAACAACGACGGCTCGACAAAGCTATAGGTAATCGCTTCCTGGTAACCGTGATCCACTAACAGGTGACGGATTGTCGTCGCCGACAGCTTTTGCTCTGGCTTGGCCTTCAGCGGCAGGGCAACAGCAGGCGTACGCACAGGCAGGCGGTTATAACCGTAGATACGGGCAACCTCTTCCAGCAAATCGGCCTCTATTGCCATATCGAAACGGTAGCTTGGCGCCACTACTGACCAGCCCTCGGCCGTGGTCGTTACGTCGAAACCAAGGCGGACAAAGATTTCACTGACTTCCTCATCACCCATCTCCAGGCCTAATACCTGTGAGATGCGCGCCTTACGAAGCACAATAATCGCCGCCTTAGGCAGCGTCTCGTCGCTGCTGATTACCGTGGTCGGGCCGGCTTCGCCGCCGACAATCTCCAGTAATAGCTGGGTGGCTCGTTCAATAGCACGACTCTGACCAGCATAATCGACGCCGCGCTCAAAACGCAGTGATGACTCAGTATGCAAACCGTAAGAACGGGCGCGACCGGCAATCTTAACATTGTCGAAAAAAGCCGCCTCTAAGAAGATATCAGTGGTCTCAGCAGTCACCGAGGAGGCTTTGCCACCCATGATTCCGGCCAGCGCCTGCGCACCATTGCCGTCGGCAATAACCAACGAATTAGGCTTAAGAGTGACCTCACTATCGTCGAGCAATACCAGTTTTTCATCGGCGCGGCTTAAACGCACGTCGATGGCACCGCTGAGCTTGTTCAAATCGAAGGCATGCATGGGCTGACCCAGCTCAAGCAAGACATAGTTGGTCACATCGACGACGGCATCGATGCTGCGAATACCAGAACGGCGTAGCTTCTCTTGCATCCACAAAGGGCTGGGACGGCTGAGGTCAACACCTTTGATGACACGACCCGCATAGCGGGGACAATCGTCGATGGCGTTTAATTCAACATCAACAGTGTCGTCAATTGTTGCGGCGACATCATCAATAGCCGGCGTCGTTACCGCCACCTGATTAATCACGCCCACTTCACGTGCCACACCCATAATGCTGAAACAGTCACCACGGTTGGGCGTCAGATCAACGTCAATAATCTGATCATCAAGCTTTAGGTAGTCACGAAGATCGGCGCCAACAGGGGCATCGGCTGCCAGCTCGAAAATGCCCGGCGACTTCACGTCACTGAGGCCGAGCTCGTCATCAGCGCACAACATACCAAAGGACTCTACCCCCCGCAGCTTGGCTTTTTTAATCTTGAAATCGCCAGGCAATACAGCCTTAACCTTGGCAAAGGGAATCTTAATACCGACGCGAGCATTGGGTGCACCACAGACAACCTGAAACTGCTCGGCACCATCACTGACCTGACAGACCCGCAGTTTGTCTGCGTCTGGGTGCTGTTCACAGCCAACAATCTCGCCAACAACAACGCCACTGAAGGCAGCAGCAGCAGCTTCAAAGCCGTCAATTTCAAGGCCGGCCATGGTCAGCTGATCGCACATCTCTTGTGTTGCAACCGCTGGATTAACCCACTCACGTAACCACTGTTCACTTAATTTCATTTTCTATTCCGTCTGATTCGTTAATGTCTTTTAAAGGGATTTACTGACCGGGTTAATTAAATTGGCCGAGGAATCGTAAATCGTTTTCAAAGAACAGGCGTAAATCATTAACGCCATAACGCAACATTGCCAATCGCTCCACGCCCATACCGAAGGCGTAACCGCTGTATTTTTCGGTGTCGATACCGGATTTTTCGAAGACCTGGGGGTGAACCATGCCGCAGCCCATGACCTCTAACCAACCGGTGTGCGAGCAGACCCGACAGCCTTTACCGCTACACATCACACACTCGATATCGACTTCTGCCGACGGCTCGGTGAACGGGAAGTAGGATGGACGGAAGCGAACACCGAGGTTATCTTGCTCGAAAAACACCTGTAGAAACTGCTCAACAATACCCTTGAGTTCAGCAAAGCTGGTGTTTTCGGTCACGACCAAACCCTCTACCTGATGGAACATCGGGGTATGCGTTAAATCCGAATCACAGCGATAAACACGACCCGGACAGACGATACGAATTGGCGGCTCTGTCGATTCCATCACCCGCGCCTGTACCGGTGAGGTATGGGTTCTTAATACCGTTGATTCACCAATATAAAAAGTATCGTGCATGGCACGTGCCGGGTGATGGGCGGGAATGTTTAGCGCTTCGAAGTTATGGTAATCATCTTCAATTTCTGGCCCCTCAACCACATCGAAACCGACGGCGGCAAAAAAGCCCTCGATACGCTCGATGGTGCGAGTAACCGGGTGCAAGCCACCGACAGCCTGACCGCGACCTGGCAGCGATACATCGATGGTCTCCGCGGCCAATTTAGCATTGACGGCTGCAGTCTCCAGCGCTGATTTTTTATCATTCAACAGGGCCTGCACTTTCTGGCTGGCCTCATTAATCAACGCACCGGCAGCGGGGCGCTCTTGTGCCGACAGCTTGCCAAGAGTCTTGCGCAGCAGGTTGATCTCACCTTTCTTACCAAAGTATTGAACGCGAACCTGTTCCAGTGTTTGGCTATCTTCGGCATTTTCAATCGCCGAGATTGCGGCTTCGCAAATGGCATTAAGGTTTTCCATCTATCACTCCAACTGTCGGGGAGAACTCAATTAACGCCCGGCCAATAATTGCCGAGCATTATCCTAATTCGTATTTATTACAGTGGTAAATATTGTCAGCCGGTGGGGTACTCTTCAACACCGCTGTTTTACCACAAGGTATAACGCAAAAATGGGGAGAGAGCCGAAACCCTTTCCCCATTTCGGCCGACCGCTGGCGGCCGGCTGTACAAACGCTGTTAGCCCCCAATAACATTGGGAGCAACCAGCTTATAGTGCAGCTTTAGCTGCAGCTACGATTGCACTGAAAGCCGCTTTGTCATAGACAGCGATATCGGCAAGAACACGACGGTCCAATGCGATATCAGCCTTCTTAAGACCAGCAATCAATCGGCTGTAGTTCAGGCCGTTAGCACGTGAAGCCGCATTGATACGGGTAATCCACAGTGCGCGGAACTGACGCTTGCGCTGACGACGGTCACGATAGGCATATTGACCGGCTTTGATAACTGCTTGCTTAGCAACGCGGAATACACGTGAACGTGCTCCGTAGTAGCCTTTAGCTTGCTTAAGAATTTTCTTGTGACGACGATGGGCGGTAACACCACGTTTTACGCGAGGCATAATGCACTCCTTAACTTAAAATGATTAATCAGTCGATCTCTATTAAAGAGCGAATTAGATATTACGTAGCATTCTGTTGACAAGAACCATATCGGACTTGTGAACCATGCTACAACCGCGAAGCTGACGCTTACGCTTGGTGGTCATTTTGGTTAGGATGTGACTCTTATGAGCGCTTTTACGCTTGTAGCCAGAACCCGTCTTTTTAAAGCGCTTTGCAGCACCGCTGTGTGCTTTTAACTTAGGCATTTCTTACTCCAGTTTGAGTGGTTAATATCAAGTGTAAACACCCTTCGGTCCTAGGCAGCCTTAAGCCCAGGCCCGTCGGTTAAGCATTTACTTCTTTTTGCGGGGTGCTATCACCATAGTGAGTTGGCGGCCTTCCATTTTCGGAAACTGCTCAACACCACCAAGTTCGGCAAGATCTGTCTCAATGCGTTTAAGTAAATCCATACCTAATTGCTGGTGAGCCATCTCGCGGCCACGGAAACGTAGTGTTACCTTGACCTT
It encodes:
- the pheT gene encoding phenylalanine--tRNA ligase subunit beta codes for the protein MKLSEQWLREWVNPAVATQEMCDQLTMAGLEIDGFEAAAAAFSGVVVGEIVGCEQHPDADKLRVCQVSDGAEQFQVVCGAPNARVGIKIPFAKVKAVLPGDFKIKKAKLRGVESFGMLCADDELGLSDVKSPGIFELAADAPVGADLRDYLKLDDQIIDVDLTPNRGDCFSIMGVAREVGVINQVAVTTPAIDDVAATIDDTVDVELNAIDDCPRYAGRVIKGVDLSRPSPLWMQEKLRRSGIRSIDAVVDVTNYVLLELGQPMHAFDLNKLSGAIDVRLSRADEKLVLLDDSEVTLKPNSLVIADGNGAQALAGIMGGKASSVTAETTDIFLEAAFFDNVKIAGRARSYGLHTESSLRFERGVDYAGQSRAIERATQLLLEIVGGEAGPTTVISSDETLPKAAIIVLRKARISQVLGLEMGDEEVSEIFVRLGFDVTTTAEGWSVVAPSYRFDMAIEADLLEEVARIYGYNRLPVRTPAVALPLKAKPEQKLSATTIRHLLVDHGYQEAITYSFVEPSLLAKVAPAIDPVKLTNPISADMSVMRTTLLAGLLSTAVHNLNRQQSRVRLFEIGQCFVPQVDGDLRQARSLGGLLTGSRSPESWSGDSEVSDFYDLKGDLEAVLSLGGQLSDYSFSRGEHPALHPGQTATIELNGQSIGFIGALHPSLAKDLGIDQPTYVFEVELDVILAANLPSFKELSKFPEVRRDLAIIVEQGIESRDILSEMHKHAGDNLVDLTLFDVYQGKGVETNQKSLAIGLTFQHPSRTLNDDDINGVIDQVVTALAEKFGASLR
- the rpmI gene encoding 50S ribosomal protein L35, with the translated sequence MPKLKAHSGAAKRFKKTGSGYKRKSAHKSHILTKMTTKRKRQLRGCSMVHKSDMVLVNRMLRNI
- a CDS encoding MerR family transcriptional regulator, which gives rise to MKDQKSARLFPEIPCRRYFTIGEASDLCDIKPHILRYWEQEFPQLSNIQRRGNRRYYQQHDIETIRTIYQLLYEQGYTISGARQWLRGHKKAAQKSEKTAGEDAFSNSELIDELESILSILDDK
- the ihfA gene encoding integration host factor subunit alpha, producing MAGALTKADMAEKLFDDLGLNKRESKDIVELFFEEVRLSLEDNEQVKLSGFGNFDLRDKSERPGRNPKTGEEIPITARRVVTFKPGQKLKARVETYKGPEVS
- the pheS gene encoding phenylalanine--tRNA ligase subunit alpha, which gives rise to MENLNAICEAAISAIENAEDSQTLEQVRVQYFGKKGEINLLRKTLGKLSAQERPAAGALINEASQKVQALLNDKKSALETAAVNAKLAAETIDVSLPGRGQAVGGLHPVTRTIERIEGFFAAVGFDVVEGPEIEDDYHNFEALNIPAHHPARAMHDTFYIGESTVLRTHTSPVQARVMESTEPPIRIVCPGRVYRCDSDLTHTPMFHQVEGLVVTENTSFAELKGIVEQFLQVFFEQDNLGVRFRPSYFPFTEPSAEVDIECVMCSGKGCRVCSHTGWLEVMGCGMVHPQVFEKSGIDTEKYSGYAFGMGVERLAMLRYGVNDLRLFFENDLRFLGQFN
- the rplT gene encoding 50S ribosomal protein L20, with protein sequence MPRVKRGVTAHRRHKKILKQAKGYYGARSRVFRVAKQAVIKAGQYAYRDRRQRKRQFRALWITRINAASRANGLNYSRLIAGLKKADIALDRRVLADIAVYDKAAFSAIVAAAKAAL
- a CDS encoding REP-associated tyrosine transposase, producing MARPLRLEFSGALYHITSRGDRRENIFESAADFKAFLSILADVCQAHHWLCHGYCLMDNHYHLLIETPEANLAKGMRQLNGVYTQAFNRTHGRVGHVFQGRYKAILVEKQSYLLALSRYIVLNPVRAGMVRSARDWRWSSYRAMVGQIQSPAFLYTEWILSTFAKRKATAVARYKVFVAAGKGQPSPWGALRNQVFLGDDPFIENMQSLIDGDKTLGEIPSSQRRAPPKSLSEYEEANDSRNSAIVEAYGSGGYTLKNIGDYFGLHYSTVSGLVKHHKSKT